A genomic segment from Dasypus novemcinctus isolate mDasNov1 chromosome X, mDasNov1.1.hap2, whole genome shotgun sequence encodes:
- the RNF113A gene encoding E3 ubiquitin-protein ligase RNF113A — MAEQASAGKTPDQVCTFLFKKPGRKGAAGRRKRRICDPEPGESSSSSEEGSTVVRPEKKRTVHNPMIQKTRGSGKQKEAYDVLSSEEENEPESLGVVYKSTRSAKPVGPEDMGATAVYELDTEKERDAQAIFERSQKIQEERRGKEDDKIYRGINNYQKYMKPKDTSMGNASSGMVRKGPIRAPEHLRATVRWDYQPDICKDYKETGFCGFGDSCKFLHDRSDYKHGWQIERELDEGRYGIYEDENYEVGSDDEEIPFKCFICRQTFRNPVVTKCRHYFCESCALQHFRTTPRCYVCDQQTNGVFNPAKELIAKLEKHRAAGDGGASEFPEDPCEDPIPIT; from the coding sequence ATGGCAGAGCAGGCCTCTGCAGGAAAGACCCCGGACCAGGTGTGCACCTTCCTCTTCAAGAAACCTGGACGTAAAGGGGCTGCAGGCCGCAGAAAGCGCCGGATCTGCGACCCGGAGCCGGgagaaagcagcagcagcagcgaggAAGGCAGCACCGTGGTTCGCCCGGAAAAGAAGCGGACGGTCCACAATCCGATGATCCAGAAGACGCGTGGCAGCGGGAAACAGAAGGAGGCTTACGACGTTTTGAGTAGCGAGGAGGAGAATGAGCCCGAGAGTCTCGGCGTAGTCTACAAGTCCACCCGCTCGGCGAAGCCCGTAGGGCCAGAGGATATGGGCGCGACCGCTGTGTACGAGCTGGACACTGAGAAGGAGCGTGACGCGCAGGCCATCTTTGAGCGTAGCCAGAAGATCCAGGAGGAGCGGAGGGGCAAGGAGGATGACAAAATCTACCGGGGAATCAATAACTATCAGAAATACATGAAGCCCAAAGACACGTCTATGGGCAATGCCTCTTCCGGCATGGTGAGGAAGGGCCCCATCCGAGCGCCCGAGCACCTGCGTGCCACCGTGCGCTGGGATTACCAGCCCGACATCTGCAAGGACTACAAGGAGACCGGCTTCTGCGGCTTCGGAGACAGCTGCAAGTTCCTCCACGATCGCTCAGATTACAAGCATGGGTGGCAGATCGAACGTGAGCTTGATGAGGGTCGCTATGGCATCTATGAGGACGAGAACTATGAAGTGGGAAGCGACGATGAGGAGATACCATTCAAGTGTTTCATCTGTCGCCAGACCTTCCGAAACCCAGTCGTCACCAAGTGCAGACATTATTTCTGCGAGAGCTGTGCACTGCAGCATTTCCGCACCACCCCGCGGTGCTATGTCTGTGACCAGCAGACCAATGGCGTCTTCAATCCCGCGAAAGAACTGATTGCCAAACTGGAGAAGCATCGAGCTGCGGGAGACGGTGGTGCTTCCGAGTTCCCAGAAGACCCCTGTGAGGACCCAATTCCCATCACCTAG